In one Chitinophaga sancti genomic region, the following are encoded:
- a CDS encoding c-type cytochrome, with protein sequence MMRALIILMVMLLPARLLLAQTYADVQPVFAARCVGCHHTGGSAPFSLATYEEVKRRTSFIKEVINTGYMPPFKADVHYRDYANNRILSPEEKQSILNWIGANAPKGKATITPKLAAADTTAPNLILKAEKAYTVKGDNQERFVVFKVPFELKDTANIERLELYTNNKKVIHHINYGFYAVPDAGKDIHITPSLVEADIDTAGLEVKRYGPLKQSMVYYSGWIPGTTEEFYPKQFGWVLPRRGVVLFTVHYAAIAADEESTVGVKLYYKKGPVQRKVQIISLGSGGVAERDIQPRFVLFSNQVSTYTLKVKTPEAQSIMYVWPHMHLLGKEFRAYAVTPERDTIPLVHIPAWDFRWQELYRMQHLVKIPAGSVIHMVGTYDNTADNPVNPNHPPKLVMSSGDMRANEEMFTLMMIYVPYEEGDEKIGL encoded by the coding sequence ATGATGAGAGCACTAATTATTTTGATGGTGATGTTACTGCCTGCACGCCTGCTGCTGGCGCAGACCTATGCAGATGTACAGCCTGTGTTTGCAGCCAGGTGTGTGGGTTGTCACCATACCGGGGGATCAGCCCCCTTTTCTCTTGCCACCTACGAAGAGGTGAAGAGACGTACCTCCTTTATCAAAGAAGTGATCAATACGGGATACATGCCACCTTTCAAGGCGGATGTACACTACCGGGATTATGCCAATAACCGCATTCTCAGCCCTGAAGAGAAACAATCCATCCTGAACTGGATTGGGGCCAATGCACCCAAAGGAAAGGCTACCATCACCCCTAAATTAGCTGCTGCTGATACCACGGCTCCCAACCTGATCCTGAAAGCAGAAAAAGCCTACACTGTAAAAGGCGATAACCAGGAGCGCTTCGTGGTATTTAAGGTGCCCTTTGAACTGAAAGATACCGCCAATATTGAACGCCTGGAATTATACACCAACAACAAGAAAGTCATTCACCATATCAATTATGGTTTTTATGCCGTGCCCGATGCCGGCAAAGATATTCACATCACACCCTCCCTCGTGGAAGCCGATATAGATACTGCCGGTCTTGAAGTAAAGCGCTACGGACCCCTAAAACAAAGTATGGTGTACTACTCCGGATGGATCCCGGGAACTACGGAGGAATTTTACCCCAAACAGTTCGGATGGGTATTGCCCAGGCGGGGGGTAGTGCTGTTCACGGTACACTATGCTGCCATTGCCGCAGATGAGGAATCTACAGTAGGCGTGAAGTTATATTATAAGAAAGGCCCGGTACAGCGCAAAGTGCAGATCATCAGCCTGGGATCAGGCGGCGTTGCCGAAAGGGATATCCAGCCCCGCTTTGTCCTCTTCTCCAACCAGGTGAGCACCTATACCCTGAAGGTAAAAACACCGGAGGCGCAGTCCATCATGTACGTATGGCCGCATATGCACCTCCTGGGAAAGGAGTTCAGGGCCTATGCCGTGACCCCGGAACGGGATACCATTCCCCTGGTCCATATCCCTGCCTGGGATTTCCGCTGGCAGGAACTATACCGCATGCAGCACCTGGTCAAGATCCCCGCTGGTTCGGTGATCCATATGGTCGGTACCTATGACAATACTGCAGATAACCCCGTCAACCCCAATCACCCGCCCAAACTGGTAATGTCCAGCGGAGATATGCGGGCCAATGAAGAAATGTTCACACTTATGATGATTTATGTGCCCTATGAGGAAGGGGATGAAAAGATTGGCTTGTAA
- a CDS encoding RNA polymerase sigma factor, with protein MIQPLFYALAETWIFVFLSGLRIQLISQLRAATSFNQHMTRPLLDTAFFQSIASGDQAAFALLVAHYHKSVYSVAYRLTRSVPLSEEIVQDVFLKIWLKREMLEEIVNFPAFLHTVSTNMIYSTLRQQQRDVLSISDTDLEERTPAVNTTEEVVQDREYENLLEKAIRRLPERQQQTYILIKKEGMKRDAAAAAMNISPETVKSNLEQAMKNIRAFCMANLDLLMIIIWLGW; from the coding sequence ATGATACAACCTCTTTTTTATGCCCTTGCCGAAACGTGGATTTTTGTATTTTTATCCGGGTTGCGAATACAATTGATTTCACAGTTGCGTGCAGCTACCAGTTTCAACCAACACATGACAAGGCCACTATTAGATACTGCCTTCTTTCAAAGCATTGCATCCGGTGATCAGGCAGCATTTGCATTGCTGGTTGCTCATTATCATAAAAGTGTATATTCCGTAGCATACCGGCTTACCCGGTCGGTACCATTGTCGGAAGAAATCGTGCAGGATGTATTTCTGAAGATCTGGTTGAAAAGAGAAATGTTGGAAGAAATTGTCAACTTTCCCGCATTTCTGCATACCGTCTCCACGAACATGATCTATAGCACGCTCCGTCAGCAACAAAGGGATGTACTGAGCATTAGTGATACCGATCTGGAAGAACGGACACCGGCAGTCAACACTACAGAAGAAGTGGTGCAGGACAGGGAATATGAAAACTTGCTTGAAAAAGCGATCCGCCGCTTACCGGAGCGACAGCAGCAAACCTATATACTGATCAAAAAGGAAGGGATGAAAAGGGATGCCGCTGCGGCTGCTATGAACATCTCTCCCGAAACCGTTAAATCTAATCTGGAACAGGCGATGAAAAACATCCGGGCTTTCTGTATGGCCAACCTGGACCTGCTGATGATCATCATCTGGCTGGGCTGGTAA
- a CDS encoding FecR family protein, translating to MDQLNRLEELFNRCMNEQATEAEVAELSYLMQQPENEGKARQLIAQAHDKVPEMELPVSTIAAITTAIFQAQETKPLVVRMEKRPFRWIRYAAAVVIILAAARGGFLWKSYKSKPLAHTQTVHDIMPGGDKALLTLADGSTIVLDSMGNKQIAQQGGTSIVKAAGGKLTYNAANNSNKVLYNKISTPRGGQFQVTLPDGTQVWLNALSSLRFPTIFNGNNRTVELTGEAYFEVQKDAAKPFLVKVGAMQIDVLGTSFDVMAYPDEKQIQTTLIEGLVKVSADGQAKVLQPGQQLQLQKDGKLDLLNTADIESAIAWKNGYFKFNQADLQTVMRQLARWYDVEVNFEGPIPDFRFVGELKRTAGLSTNLKILSYSQVNFKMEGNTITVTP from the coding sequence ATGGATCAATTAAACCGTCTGGAAGAGTTATTCAATCGCTGCATGAATGAGCAGGCTACCGAAGCAGAAGTAGCTGAGCTTAGCTACCTGATGCAGCAACCGGAGAACGAGGGGAAAGCCAGACAGTTAATTGCACAGGCACATGATAAAGTTCCTGAAATGGAACTACCTGTGAGCACCATTGCAGCCATTACAACTGCCATTTTCCAGGCACAGGAAACGAAACCGCTGGTTGTAAGGATGGAAAAAAGACCTTTCCGCTGGATACGCTATGCAGCAGCCGTTGTCATCATCCTGGCAGCAGCCCGGGGCGGATTCCTGTGGAAGTCTTACAAGAGCAAGCCCCTTGCACATACACAAACCGTGCATGATATTATGCCGGGTGGAGACAAGGCCCTCCTGACACTGGCAGACGGATCTACCATTGTACTGGATAGCATGGGCAACAAACAAATCGCACAACAGGGTGGTACCTCCATTGTCAAAGCGGCAGGAGGCAAGCTCACTTATAATGCGGCTAATAACAGCAACAAAGTTCTATACAATAAAATCAGCACACCACGCGGAGGCCAGTTCCAGGTCACACTGCCGGATGGTACGCAGGTATGGCTCAATGCCTTATCCTCCCTGCGCTTTCCGACAATATTCAATGGAAACAACAGGACAGTGGAACTAACAGGGGAAGCCTATTTTGAAGTGCAGAAAGATGCAGCTAAACCTTTCCTGGTAAAGGTAGGGGCCATGCAAATAGATGTGCTGGGCACCAGTTTCGACGTCATGGCTTATCCGGATGAAAAACAAATTCAAACAACCTTAATAGAAGGCCTGGTCAAGGTTTCAGCCGATGGGCAAGCCAAAGTTTTACAGCCGGGACAACAGTTACAATTACAAAAAGACGGTAAGCTCGATCTGTTAAATACTGCAGATATTGAGAGCGCTATCGCATGGAAGAACGGTTATTTTAAATTCAATCAGGCCGATTTACAAACCGTTATGCGCCAGCTGGCCCGTTGGTATGATGTAGAAGTCAATTTCGAAGGTCCTATACCCGATTTTCGGTTCGTCGGAGAGTTAAAAAGAACAGCGGGTTTATCAACCAATTTGAAGATCCTGAGCTATAGCCAGGTCAATTTTAAGATGGAGGGAAATACCATTACCGTTACACCATAG
- a CDS encoding SusD/RagB family nutrient-binding outer membrane lipoprotein — protein sequence MNSIKYIFLLLSVATCMISCSREKFADMNTDPDDVLTVAPELEFTSALTAINSADFEYYYDYNRAMYYWTQTFVAMNGAPATVYDGTGNLNQRYSNFYTHVGNQLKDVQQLIEKKSGDDRIKYTYLHAITYIPMAYYASYVSDVQGSIPYTEAFLARYTGLLTPKYDAQDVLFDTLQAQLKRSVAILKSSPTVAQANLGSQDVYFGGKISYWIKAANSLRLRLAMRLVNRDAAKMQSLVQEILADDGGLISSNDENWQFESAITYAKGGNYNPESNGNVSGARNYVDFMANTADPRIRIFFQPSFTKDEFDSAHAQKIIPDSVKWDGKQYRGQFANPDKSKDSTVNYYYSELKFSYKGASVKKRWVSEIQDSLFYNPTALHSITFPIITYADVCFMRAELAVRGLTNEDAQGLYYAGITASVSAYDRMGKIAGVNGYKALSAAEVAAYLAQTGVKYDPANALEQICVQEYINSFRNQNEAWATIKRTGFPSKTGNILQREPVVVDSDEKVMPRRFAVSYPSVSDLNYANRLAAIESMVKVSGFSTPDDIKGRVWWDTAN from the coding sequence ATGAATAGCATTAAATATATATTCCTGCTACTGTCAGTTGCTACATGTATGATCAGTTGCAGCCGGGAGAAATTTGCTGATATGAACACAGATCCGGATGATGTATTGACTGTAGCGCCTGAACTGGAGTTTACATCAGCATTGACGGCCATTAATAGCGCAGATTTTGAATACTACTACGATTACAACAGGGCCATGTACTACTGGACACAAACATTTGTAGCCATGAACGGCGCCCCGGCTACAGTATACGACGGTACTGGTAACCTGAATCAGCGTTACAGCAACTTCTATACCCACGTAGGTAACCAGCTGAAAGATGTGCAGCAGCTGATTGAGAAAAAATCTGGCGATGATCGTATAAAGTACACTTACCTGCACGCCATCACTTACATCCCCATGGCTTATTATGCCAGCTATGTATCTGATGTGCAGGGGAGCATTCCATATACCGAAGCTTTCCTGGCCCGCTATACCGGGTTGCTCACACCTAAATACGATGCACAGGATGTCCTGTTCGATACCCTGCAGGCGCAGCTGAAAAGAAGCGTTGCCATCCTGAAATCCAGTCCAACTGTAGCACAGGCTAACCTGGGTAGCCAGGATGTTTACTTCGGGGGTAAGATCAGTTACTGGATCAAGGCGGCAAACAGTCTGCGCTTAAGACTGGCTATGCGTCTCGTAAACAGGGATGCGGCAAAAATGCAATCACTGGTACAGGAGATCCTGGCCGATGATGGTGGTTTGATCAGCTCTAATGATGAGAACTGGCAGTTTGAAAGTGCAATTACTTACGCAAAGGGAGGTAACTATAATCCCGAAAGTAACGGTAATGTATCAGGCGCCAGGAATTATGTTGATTTCATGGCCAATACAGCCGATCCCCGCATCAGGATCTTCTTCCAGCCATCGTTTACCAAAGATGAATTTGACTCTGCTCACGCGCAGAAAATAATACCTGATTCCGTAAAGTGGGATGGAAAACAGTATAGGGGACAGTTTGCAAACCCGGATAAATCCAAAGATTCAACTGTTAACTATTACTATTCTGAACTGAAGTTTAGTTACAAGGGCGCATCCGTAAAAAAGAGATGGGTATCTGAAATCCAGGACTCATTATTTTATAATCCTACTGCACTGCATTCAATTACATTCCCTATCATTACATATGCCGATGTATGCTTTATGCGTGCAGAACTGGCTGTAAGAGGACTTACAAATGAAGATGCACAAGGCCTGTATTATGCAGGTATTACGGCATCTGTCAGTGCATATGACCGCATGGGTAAGATAGCCGGCGTCAACGGTTATAAAGCATTGTCAGCTGCTGAAGTAGCTGCGTACCTTGCGCAAACCGGTGTAAAATATGATCCCGCCAATGCACTGGAACAGATCTGCGTGCAGGAGTACATTAACAGTTTCAGAAACCAGAACGAAGCATGGGCTACAATCAAGCGTACTGGTTTCCCGTCTAAGACAGGTAACATTCTGCAGCGTGAACCTGTTGTAGTAGACAGCGATGAAAAAGTGATGCCGCGGCGCTTCGCAGTCAGCTATCCTTCAGTATCTGACCTGAACTATGCAAACAGGCTGGCAGCTATCGAGAGTATGGTGAAAGTAAGTGGATTCAGCACGCCGGACGATATCAAGGGTAGAGTATGGTGGGATACTGCTAATTAA
- a CDS encoding aldo/keto reductase has product MEYRQLGGSGLRVPVLSFGTATFGGGNEFFKAWGSTQVEEARRLIDICLEAGVNFFDTANVYSAGASEEILGKALKGLRDQVLISTKATFPLGEGVNDYGSSRFHLIRSAEASLKRLGTDYIDVYHLHGFDANTPVEETLNALNTLVQSGKVRYIACSNFSGWHLMKSLSISERFGWSKYIAHQAYYSLVNRDFEWELMPLGIDQNVGTIVWSPLAAGRLSGKYRRNQPAPADARVAQGGSPIPASAITDDVFYNIIDELEAIAKEVEKTVAQVAINWLLQRPTVSNIIIGARNEDQLKQNFGAVGWNLSLDQVKRLDKVSEVPPVYPYWHQRDFPMLNAAPKLY; this is encoded by the coding sequence ATGGAATACAGACAATTAGGTGGATCTGGATTAAGAGTACCCGTATTGAGTTTTGGGACAGCCACCTTTGGTGGTGGCAATGAATTTTTTAAAGCATGGGGTAGCACGCAGGTAGAAGAAGCGCGTCGCCTGATAGATATCTGTTTAGAGGCTGGTGTCAATTTTTTTGATACTGCCAATGTGTATTCAGCAGGTGCCTCAGAAGAGATCCTGGGTAAGGCGCTGAAAGGGCTGCGCGACCAGGTACTGATTTCTACCAAGGCCACCTTCCCCCTGGGCGAAGGCGTGAACGACTATGGTTCTTCCCGCTTTCATCTGATCAGGAGCGCAGAAGCCAGCCTGAAAAGACTGGGTACTGATTATATCGATGTATATCACCTGCATGGCTTTGATGCCAATACCCCCGTAGAGGAGACGCTGAATGCCCTGAATACCCTGGTACAGAGCGGTAAGGTGCGTTACATTGCCTGCTCCAATTTCTCCGGCTGGCACCTCATGAAATCACTCTCTATCTCCGAAAGATTTGGCTGGTCTAAGTATATCGCTCACCAGGCCTATTATTCACTGGTGAACAGGGATTTTGAATGGGAACTGATGCCACTGGGTATAGATCAGAACGTGGGTACAATTGTATGGAGCCCGCTGGCAGCTGGTCGCTTAAGTGGTAAATACCGCCGTAACCAGCCCGCCCCTGCTGATGCAAGGGTAGCACAGGGAGGTAGCCCTATTCCGGCATCTGCCATCACCGACGATGTGTTTTATAACATCATCGACGAGCTGGAAGCAATCGCCAAAGAAGTAGAGAAAACCGTGGCACAGGTGGCTATTAACTGGCTGCTGCAAAGACCCACTGTTTCCAATATCATCATTGGCGCCCGGAACGAAGACCAGCTGAAACAGAACTTCGGCGCCGTAGGCTGGAACCTGAGCCTGGACCAGGTGAAGCGACTGGACAAAGTAAGTGAGGTACCCCCGGTATATCCTTACTGGCATCAGCGGGATTTCCCGATGCTGAATGCAGCCCCCAAATTATACTAA
- a CDS encoding SusC/RagA family TonB-linked outer membrane protein: MNLSMHGKAWPGSRFLSSQTFLIMRLATYMILACCLQIHAKSFSQKVTYSGRNVALSSVLNSIKDQTGYLFWYDARLLENARPVNISVKDASIEEAMNICLRDQPINYKIEDNTIILTPKRLISPALAPRQVITGVVKDEKGNPLPGVSVRIKGAQKGTSTKADGSFVLDGPAGATLVFSFIGMEQKEMVAGSGEPLKIVMVTKTGALGEVVVTGLGETRNKSTLGYATATVGGADILKATPINPIAALQGMVPGLQVQSGIGGPQGTTRFLIRGSASLDPYGNQPLVVVDDIIMDQDVIMPNKGSDQDMGNILKDINPDDIESISVLKGGAVTALYGSRASNGVILIKTKKGFKQKGLGVNVSADIYAATPYKTVDFQNQFGSGYGLTDFSKDANGNLKINPDTYGYNFGPEMTGQTVIDVTGKTIQNNPRPHNILDAFRTGITRNFNVGLSNGSDLGTYRLSYSNLYSEGVTPNNDMSRNNLAFRGTTKIANVLMVDANVTYVQSTAINPANVGANYGTMKNFVYGGTRNYDTKYWMSNYIDKANGGVNQSDPSGMTSYVWFPLLENKMTQTESNFRGSIDLKADLTNHLRWQGLASINYIGTNWDNKERGQDVGFGNPKYHVSNTNKTIERYQSSLVYTNDLSPFFSLMVQAGAEINRGIQSSMSASMEGYILPDVYRLSNSKAISTVSESAPNKYQSSSAFAQAQLGYKEFLFLNLYGRNDWNSTLVYNDGHGAYSYFYPGADVSWIFTDNFKLPKAFDYGKLRASFASVGGGTTNYTANTGAYTANGSYNGIASYSYSSNTLPNQSLLPTRSHKFETGIELKFFKNRLGADITFYNQDSKAQIISFSSPIESGVSATLINGGKVRNRGWEIRLNATPIKTKNFSWDTYFNYTRNRNKVLDLPYNLDYVSLGGGDGFNVIAKKGGDYGTIIANYGYAIYNSPDGKHSENNGKRVLSMTNAKGSSVYVRAQNYNDGLTKSPAVGNITPDFLGNWRNNFNYKQWQLGFVLDSKFGGKVYSFTHDLGSWLGSMKSTLPSRNTKLGGIKFTNASGVEMETGMIIDGVYKDGTVVTGLDGASHDLSGLTMKDAYDKGWINPTNSFAYYQNTHSWGNGIRESSMFTSSWISLQQVSLTYDMPNKVAAKLKLNGLRFSVIGNNIMYLYNSAKDHVNPDNLNSSGSDAFQEVSAMPYIRNIGFQIWGSF, translated from the coding sequence ATGAATTTATCCATGCACGGCAAAGCCTGGCCTGGCAGCCGTTTTCTGTCTTCCCAAACCTTTCTGATCATGCGCCTGGCTACTTATATGATATTAGCTTGCTGCCTCCAGATTCATGCAAAGAGTTTCTCACAAAAGGTCACCTATTCCGGCAGGAATGTGGCACTGTCCAGCGTGCTGAACTCTATTAAGGATCAAACAGGTTATCTCTTTTGGTACGATGCCCGCTTGCTTGAAAATGCAAGACCGGTGAACATTTCTGTAAAAGATGCAAGCATCGAAGAGGCGATGAATATCTGCCTCAGGGATCAGCCCATCAATTACAAAATTGAAGACAATACGATCATTTTAACTCCTAAGCGGCTCATCTCGCCTGCGCTGGCTCCCCGCCAGGTGATCACAGGTGTGGTAAAGGATGAAAAAGGTAATCCGCTGCCAGGTGTTTCCGTAAGGATCAAAGGCGCGCAAAAAGGAACTTCAACCAAAGCAGATGGTAGCTTCGTGCTGGATGGTCCGGCTGGTGCTACCCTCGTATTTTCTTTTATTGGTATGGAGCAGAAAGAAATGGTTGCAGGATCGGGGGAACCGCTCAAAATAGTGATGGTGACCAAGACAGGTGCACTCGGCGAGGTCGTGGTTACCGGATTAGGTGAAACCCGTAACAAGAGTACCTTAGGCTATGCCACCGCAACGGTAGGCGGTGCAGACATTCTGAAAGCTACGCCCATCAACCCCATTGCCGCCCTGCAGGGTATGGTACCCGGCTTACAGGTTCAATCAGGTATCGGTGGCCCCCAGGGTACTACCCGCTTCCTTATCAGGGGTAGCGCATCTCTTGATCCATATGGCAACCAGCCACTCGTAGTGGTAGACGATATCATCATGGACCAGGATGTAATCATGCCAAACAAAGGCAGCGACCAGGATATGGGTAACATTCTCAAAGACATTAACCCTGACGATATCGAATCTATCAGCGTGCTGAAAGGTGGCGCCGTAACTGCATTGTACGGTAGCCGCGCTTCCAATGGGGTGATCCTCATCAAAACAAAAAAAGGATTTAAACAAAAAGGTTTAGGTGTAAACGTTAGCGCAGATATCTACGCCGCTACACCTTATAAAACAGTAGACTTTCAGAACCAGTTTGGCTCAGGTTATGGCCTGACTGACTTCTCTAAAGATGCGAATGGTAACCTGAAGATCAATCCTGATACTTATGGTTACAACTTTGGCCCTGAAATGACCGGTCAGACCGTCATCGATGTTACCGGCAAAACCATCCAGAACAATCCTCGTCCACATAATATCCTGGATGCATTTCGCACAGGCATCACCAGGAACTTCAATGTCGGTTTATCTAATGGCAGTGACCTGGGTACTTACCGCTTATCTTACTCCAATCTGTACTCCGAAGGCGTAACGCCAAACAACGACATGAGTCGTAATAACCTTGCTTTCCGTGGTACTACCAAGATTGCAAACGTACTGATGGTAGATGCAAACGTAACTTATGTTCAGAGTACAGCTATAAACCCTGCAAACGTAGGTGCCAACTATGGTACCATGAAGAATTTCGTATATGGTGGTACCCGTAACTACGATACCAAATACTGGATGTCGAACTACATCGACAAGGCCAATGGCGGCGTCAACCAAAGTGATCCAAGTGGCATGACCTCCTATGTGTGGTTCCCGCTGCTGGAGAATAAAATGACACAGACCGAAAGTAACTTCAGAGGTAGCATTGACCTGAAAGCAGATCTGACCAATCACCTGAGATGGCAGGGTTTGGCAAGTATCAACTACATCGGTACCAATTGGGATAACAAAGAAAGAGGACAGGATGTCGGATTCGGTAATCCTAAATATCATGTAAGCAATACCAACAAAACAATAGAGCGCTACCAGTCAAGCCTCGTGTATACGAACGACCTGAGCCCTTTCTTCAGCCTGATGGTACAAGCTGGTGCTGAAATAAACCGGGGCATTCAGTCAAGTATGAGCGCATCAATGGAAGGCTATATTCTGCCGGATGTATACCGCTTGTCAAACTCTAAAGCAATTAGCACTGTCAGCGAAAGTGCACCCAATAAATATCAATCCAGCTCTGCATTTGCACAGGCTCAACTGGGTTATAAAGAATTCCTTTTCTTAAACCTGTATGGAAGAAATGACTGGAACTCTACACTCGTATATAACGATGGACATGGCGCCTATTCTTACTTCTATCCTGGCGCTGATGTGTCCTGGATCTTTACAGACAATTTCAAACTGCCTAAAGCATTTGACTATGGAAAACTACGCGCATCATTTGCCAGCGTAGGTGGTGGTACTACCAACTATACGGCTAACACAGGTGCTTATACTGCGAATGGGTCTTACAATGGAATAGCCAGCTATAGCTATAGCTCCAATACATTGCCTAACCAGTCATTGCTGCCTACCCGCTCTCACAAGTTCGAAACAGGGATCGAGTTGAAATTCTTCAAGAACAGGCTGGGTGCAGATATCACCTTCTATAACCAGGATAGCAAAGCCCAGATCATCAGTTTCTCATCACCGATCGAATCCGGTGTAAGTGCAACGCTGATCAATGGTGGTAAGGTACGTAACCGTGGTTGGGAAATTCGCCTGAATGCTACGCCAATCAAGACGAAGAACTTCTCATGGGATACTTACTTCAACTATACCCGCAACAGGAACAAGGTACTGGACCTGCCATACAACCTGGATTATGTATCGCTGGGTGGCGGAGACGGTTTCAATGTAATTGCGAAGAAAGGAGGTGACTATGGCACCATCATCGCTAACTATGGTTATGCAATCTATAATAGCCCTGATGGCAAGCATAGTGAAAACAATGGAAAAAGAGTGCTTAGCATGACAAATGCGAAAGGTTCCTCCGTATATGTAAGAGCACAAAACTATAATGATGGTCTCACCAAAAGCCCGGCTGTAGGTAACATTACCCCTGATTTCCTGGGCAACTGGCGCAATAACTTTAACTATAAACAATGGCAGTTAGGCTTTGTCCTCGATAGCAAGTTCGGTGGTAAAGTCTATTCATTCACACATGATCTGGGTAGCTGGTTAGGTAGCATGAAGAGCACTCTTCCATCCAGGAATACCAAACTGGGTGGTATCAAATTCACCAATGCATCAGGTGTGGAAATGGAAACCGGTATGATCATAGACGGGGTGTATAAAGATGGTACAGTTGTAACTGGCCTCGATGGCGCATCCCACGACCTCTCTGGTCTGACAATGAAAGATGCATATGACAAGGGATGGATCAATCCTACTAACTCATTCGCTTACTATCAGAACACACATAGCTGGGGCAATGGTATTCGTGAATCTTCTATGTTCACCTCTTCATGGATATCACTGCAACAGGTAAGCCTTACCTACGATATGCCCAACAAGGTAGCAGCAAAACTGAAACTGAATGGACTGCGCTTCTCCGTAATAGGTAATAACATCATGTACCTGTACAATAGTGCCAAAGACCATGTGAATCCTGATAACCTGAACAGCAGTGGATCTGATGCATTCCAGGAAGTATCCGCAATGCCTTATATCCGCAACATCGGCTTCCAGATCTGGGGCAGCTTCTAA
- a CDS encoding redoxin domain-containing protein, with the protein MRAIVFLLLICNVAFAQDVRRYHTPLVAIVWLSPECPLCKNYTKPLNELSQKYAGTLTVVGVFPGHWYTQQDYSEFQQKYKVFFPLLADRKNKWGARYHATITPEVCLLDSQRKVVYQGAIDNWATRLGQTKSSATEHYLEDAIINTLAGRAVNPAVTKALGCYINDK; encoded by the coding sequence ATGAGGGCTATTGTATTTTTATTACTGATTTGCAATGTTGCGTTCGCGCAGGATGTGCGTCGTTATCATACACCGCTGGTCGCCATCGTATGGCTCTCGCCGGAATGCCCTTTATGCAAAAATTATACAAAGCCATTAAATGAACTCAGCCAGAAATACGCCGGCACACTTACTGTCGTCGGCGTATTTCCTGGTCACTGGTATACGCAACAGGATTATTCCGAATTTCAACAGAAGTACAAGGTCTTTTTTCCATTGTTAGCCGATCGCAAAAATAAGTGGGGGGCGCGATACCATGCGACCATAACACCGGAAGTCTGCCTGCTGGATAGCCAGCGAAAGGTTGTTTACCAGGGAGCGATCGACAACTGGGCTACCCGCCTGGGGCAGACTAAATCCAGTGCCACTGAGCATTACCTGGAAGACGCCATTATCAACACCCTCGCCGGCAGGGCAGTGAACCCCGCTGTGACCAAGGCGCTGGGTTGTTATATTAACGATAAATGA